One window from the genome of Leucobacter aridicollis encodes:
- the cydC gene encoding thiol reductant ABC exporter subunit CydC, with product MSVDTVLQRATPSRRAALPGQLLGILSDGAAVGLLALSLWLITRSGAQPPILHLTFAIVGVRALAIGRAAFRYVERLSSHDAALHQLSKLRASTFTALVPRVPGAIESSRRGEILATFVDDVDQLQDHPLRVRQPLIVSITVTALTVAIIAIASPLGAAILAGVLVVALIVGATLSKRIAGRSDRELAGARSALTDALLDRFGSASVLAAFGALGAQRERIQAAEARLARVQLTRTRAAGLTGAIVALGAGLSSVAILLAVAPGAGASFSVPVFAAIVVVPAAVFDVFAQVFAALTARRTVEKSAERVAQLTAGELPPEIPVDADDADATDDVVPSAAPGIPLVEVADLSIAHPGSEPVISGLSFTLRPAELLVITGDSGSGKSTLALGLCRFLEYGGSYRLGGVEAREFSGAGVRSFVGLCEQQPHLFNTDLRQNLKFAKEDATDEELLAALERVGLGEWVRERGGLDASVGERGALVSGGQMQRISLARVILADFPVVILDEPTAGVDKLVADRLLRDLLGAIADDRAVILITHTEVPAGIPISARIAL from the coding sequence GTGAGCGTCGACACAGTGTTGCAGCGCGCAACTCCTTCCCGCAGGGCCGCGCTTCCGGGCCAGCTTCTCGGAATCCTCTCGGATGGCGCAGCGGTCGGTCTTCTCGCGCTCAGCCTGTGGCTCATCACCCGCTCGGGTGCGCAGCCCCCGATCTTGCATTTGACCTTCGCCATTGTCGGTGTTCGTGCCCTTGCGATCGGCCGCGCCGCGTTCAGGTATGTCGAGCGGCTCTCGAGCCACGACGCCGCGTTGCACCAGCTGTCGAAGCTTCGCGCATCGACGTTCACGGCTCTCGTGCCGCGCGTGCCGGGCGCGATCGAATCTTCTCGCCGAGGCGAGATCCTCGCGACGTTCGTCGACGACGTCGACCAGCTGCAGGATCACCCGCTGCGCGTCAGGCAACCGCTCATCGTGAGCATCACCGTGACTGCGCTCACTGTGGCGATCATCGCGATCGCCTCACCACTCGGCGCCGCGATCCTGGCCGGGGTGCTCGTTGTCGCGCTGATCGTCGGGGCGACGCTTTCCAAGCGGATCGCTGGTCGCAGCGACAGGGAGCTCGCAGGCGCCCGCTCGGCACTCACTGACGCCCTGCTCGACAGGTTTGGGTCAGCAAGCGTGCTCGCCGCGTTCGGCGCGCTCGGCGCCCAGCGCGAGCGGATTCAGGCCGCAGAAGCGCGTCTCGCGCGCGTACAACTCACGCGCACTCGAGCTGCGGGTCTCACCGGCGCGATCGTCGCCCTCGGCGCCGGGCTGTCGTCAGTCGCGATTCTGCTCGCGGTCGCTCCCGGTGCCGGCGCCTCGTTCTCGGTTCCAGTGTTCGCCGCAATCGTCGTTGTTCCAGCGGCAGTTTTCGACGTCTTCGCGCAGGTGTTTGCCGCGCTGACTGCGAGGCGTACTGTCGAGAAGAGTGCCGAGCGCGTTGCGCAACTCACTGCAGGGGAGCTGCCGCCCGAAATTCCCGTCGACGCCGACGACGCCGATGCGACTGATGACGTGGTGCCGAGTGCAGCACCCGGGATACCGCTCGTCGAGGTTGCCGACCTCTCCATCGCCCACCCAGGTAGTGAGCCCGTCATCTCGGGGCTGTCGTTTACTCTGCGTCCAGCCGAACTGCTCGTGATTACGGGTGACAGTGGCAGCGGCAAGTCGACGCTCGCCCTCGGGCTCTGCAGGTTCCTCGAGTATGGCGGCAGCTACCGTCTCGGCGGCGTGGAAGCGCGCGAGTTCAGCGGCGCAGGGGTGCGCAGCTTCGTCGGGTTGTGTGAGCAGCAGCCGCACCTGTTCAATACCGACCTTAGGCAGAACTTGAAGTTCGCGAAAGAGGACGCGACTGACGAGGAGCTGCTCGCAGCCCTCGAGCGAGTCGGCCTTGGCGAGTGGGTGCGTGAACGTGGAGGGCTTGACGCCTCAGTCGGCGAACGCGGTGCGCTCGTCTCCGGCGGCCAGATGCAACGAATCTCGCTCGCGAGAGTGATCCTGGCCGACTTCCCAGTCGTCATCCTCGACGAGCCGACCGCTGGCGTCGACAAGCTCGTTGCAGACAGGCTAC